From Tripterygium wilfordii isolate XIE 37 chromosome 13, ASM1340144v1, whole genome shotgun sequence, the proteins below share one genomic window:
- the LOC120013713 gene encoding probable magnesium transporter NIPA2 isoform X1 produces MGISSDNVHGLVLAVSSSIFIGSSFIVKKKGLQKSGLNGTRAGAGGHSYLYEPWWWAGMITMIVGEVANFAAYAYAPAILVTPLGALSIIFSAVLAHFILEEKLHIFGVLGCVLCVVGSTSIVLHAPQEKNMESVKEVWNLATEPGFLVYTCIVVVLVVILILRYVPLYGHSHLIVYVGICSLMGSLTVMSVKALAIALKLTFSGMNQFIYFQTWLFTFVVVVCCLLQIDYLNKALDTFNTAVISPIYYVMFTSLTILASMIMFKDWDSQNASQIVTELCGFITILSGTFLLHKTKDMGSSEPIEPPVFTNQNPRTNFEASSSHLS; encoded by the exons ATGGGGATATCATCAGACAATGTTCATGGACTTGTTTTGGCCGTCTCATCGAGCATTTTTATCGGGTCGAGCTTCATTGTCAAGAAGAAGGGTCTCCAAAAGTCTGGGCTTAATGGAACCAGAGCAG GCGCAGGAGGACATTCGTACTTGTATGAACCCTGGTGGTGGGCTGGGATGATAACTA TGATTGTTGGGGAGGTAGCTAATTTTGCCGCCTATGCATATGCTCCTGCAATACTTGTAACTCCCTTGGGAGCTTTAAGTATTATTTTCAG TGCAGTGCTAGCACATTTCATTTTAGAAGAGAAATTGCACATTTTTGGTGTGCTTGGATGCGTTCTCTGTGTGGTGGGTTCTACGAGTATTGTTTTACATGCTccacaagaaaaaaatatggAATCTGTGAAGGAAGTATGGAACCTTGCGACAGAGCCAG GTTTCCTTGTCTACACTTGTATAGTCGTCGTTCTAGTCGTCATCCTTATTCTTCGATATGTGCCGCTCTATGGACATAGCCATCTGATTGTATATGTTGGAATCTGCTCTCTCATGGGCTCTCTAACG GTAATGAGTGTGAAAGCACTTGCGATTGCGTTAAAGCTTACATTTTCTGGAATGAATCAGTTTATCTACTTTCAGACCTGGCTTTTTACTTTTGTTGTGGTGGTTTGTTGCCTTCTACAAATTGACTACTTAAACAAG gCATTGGACACCTTCAACACAGCCGTTATATCTCCCATCTACTATGTCATGTTTACCTCACTCACTATTCTTGCCAGTATGATCATGTTTAAG GATTGGGACTCACAAAATGCTTCTCAAATTGTAACCGAGTTGTGCGGCTTCATTACAATTTTGTCTGGAACCTTTCTCCTTCACAAAACAAAGGATATGGGAAGCAGTGAACCCATAGAGCCTCCTGTGTTTACAAATCAAAATCCCAGGACGAACTTCGAAGCATCTTCATCTCACCTTTCGTAA
- the LOC120013713 gene encoding probable magnesium transporter NIPA2 isoform X2, with amino-acid sequence MGISSDNVHGLVLAVSSSIFIGSSFIVKKKGLQKSGLNGTRAGAGGHSYLYEPWWWAGMITMIVGEVANFAAYAYAPAILVTPLGALSIIFSAVLAHFILEEKLHIFGVLGCVLCVVGSTSIVLHAPQEKNMESVKEVWNLATEPVVVLVVILILRYVPLYGHSHLIVYVGICSLMGSLTVMSVKALAIALKLTFSGMNQFIYFQTWLFTFVVVVCCLLQIDYLNKALDTFNTAVISPIYYVMFTSLTILASMIMFKDWDSQNASQIVTELCGFITILSGTFLLHKTKDMGSSEPIEPPVFTNQNPRTNFEASSSHLS; translated from the exons ATGGGGATATCATCAGACAATGTTCATGGACTTGTTTTGGCCGTCTCATCGAGCATTTTTATCGGGTCGAGCTTCATTGTCAAGAAGAAGGGTCTCCAAAAGTCTGGGCTTAATGGAACCAGAGCAG GCGCAGGAGGACATTCGTACTTGTATGAACCCTGGTGGTGGGCTGGGATGATAACTA TGATTGTTGGGGAGGTAGCTAATTTTGCCGCCTATGCATATGCTCCTGCAATACTTGTAACTCCCTTGGGAGCTTTAAGTATTATTTTCAG TGCAGTGCTAGCACATTTCATTTTAGAAGAGAAATTGCACATTTTTGGTGTGCTTGGATGCGTTCTCTGTGTGGTGGGTTCTACGAGTATTGTTTTACATGCTccacaagaaaaaaatatggAATCTGTGAAGGAAGTATGGAACCTTGCGACAGAGCCAG TCGTCGTTCTAGTCGTCATCCTTATTCTTCGATATGTGCCGCTCTATGGACATAGCCATCTGATTGTATATGTTGGAATCTGCTCTCTCATGGGCTCTCTAACG GTAATGAGTGTGAAAGCACTTGCGATTGCGTTAAAGCTTACATTTTCTGGAATGAATCAGTTTATCTACTTTCAGACCTGGCTTTTTACTTTTGTTGTGGTGGTTTGTTGCCTTCTACAAATTGACTACTTAAACAAG gCATTGGACACCTTCAACACAGCCGTTATATCTCCCATCTACTATGTCATGTTTACCTCACTCACTATTCTTGCCAGTATGATCATGTTTAAG GATTGGGACTCACAAAATGCTTCTCAAATTGTAACCGAGTTGTGCGGCTTCATTACAATTTTGTCTGGAACCTTTCTCCTTCACAAAACAAAGGATATGGGAAGCAGTGAACCCATAGAGCCTCCTGTGTTTACAAATCAAAATCCCAGGACGAACTTCGAAGCATCTTCATCTCACCTTTCGTAA
- the LOC120013713 gene encoding probable magnesium transporter NIPA2 isoform X3 has translation MITMIVGEVANFAAYAYAPAILVTPLGALSIIFSAVLAHFILEEKLHIFGVLGCVLCVVGSTSIVLHAPQEKNMESVKEVWNLATEPGFLVYTCIVVVLVVILILRYVPLYGHSHLIVYVGICSLMGSLTVMSVKALAIALKLTFSGMNQFIYFQTWLFTFVVVVCCLLQIDYLNKALDTFNTAVISPIYYVMFTSLTILASMIMFKDWDSQNASQIVTELCGFITILSGTFLLHKTKDMGSSEPIEPPVFTNQNPRTNFEASSSHLS, from the exons ATGATAACTA TGATTGTTGGGGAGGTAGCTAATTTTGCCGCCTATGCATATGCTCCTGCAATACTTGTAACTCCCTTGGGAGCTTTAAGTATTATTTTCAG TGCAGTGCTAGCACATTTCATTTTAGAAGAGAAATTGCACATTTTTGGTGTGCTTGGATGCGTTCTCTGTGTGGTGGGTTCTACGAGTATTGTTTTACATGCTccacaagaaaaaaatatggAATCTGTGAAGGAAGTATGGAACCTTGCGACAGAGCCAG GTTTCCTTGTCTACACTTGTATAGTCGTCGTTCTAGTCGTCATCCTTATTCTTCGATATGTGCCGCTCTATGGACATAGCCATCTGATTGTATATGTTGGAATCTGCTCTCTCATGGGCTCTCTAACG GTAATGAGTGTGAAAGCACTTGCGATTGCGTTAAAGCTTACATTTTCTGGAATGAATCAGTTTATCTACTTTCAGACCTGGCTTTTTACTTTTGTTGTGGTGGTTTGTTGCCTTCTACAAATTGACTACTTAAACAAG gCATTGGACACCTTCAACACAGCCGTTATATCTCCCATCTACTATGTCATGTTTACCTCACTCACTATTCTTGCCAGTATGATCATGTTTAAG GATTGGGACTCACAAAATGCTTCTCAAATTGTAACCGAGTTGTGCGGCTTCATTACAATTTTGTCTGGAACCTTTCTCCTTCACAAAACAAAGGATATGGGAAGCAGTGAACCCATAGAGCCTCCTGTGTTTACAAATCAAAATCCCAGGACGAACTTCGAAGCATCTTCATCTCACCTTTCGTAA